A window of the Aspergillus flavus chromosome 6, complete sequence genome harbors these coding sequences:
- a CDS encoding putative phosphopantothenate-cysteine ligase (unnamed protein product) gives MASAPTHEMTPAEAESVYFNNYPPPKALPKHEALARAFINYHVEDNRRLVLVTSGGTTVPLENQTVRFIDNFSAGTRGATSAEYFLEAGYAVIFLHRQFSLLPYSRHYSHSTNCFLDFMDEAPPASNAESDHGRIVVHSEYQDQMRDVLRKYRYAKKHNRLLLLPFTTVSEYLFELRSLATLMKPLGPNALFYLAAAVSDFFIPSDRMSEHKIQSSELPQNLNNEEAIDPSDIYTGGIPQETKPPTHSKKLIIDLDPVPKFLHQLVDGWAPDGSMVVSFKLETDPNLLVYKARTALQRYAHHLVIGNLLSTRKWEVVFVTPESPYERWIRVPKSKRSKSISGAEEQVGLAEAKTAGGSAAPKNGETGGDYQQGQDSSHEGMEIEALIIPELVKLHSNMIAKHGAQA, from the exons ATGGCTTCTGCTCCCACACACGAAATGACCCCTGCCGAAGCAGAGTCAGTCTACTTCAACAATTATCCTCCGCCAAAGGCTCTTCCAAAACACGAGGCCCTCGCTCGAGCTTTCATCAACTACCATGTCGAGGACAACAGACGTCTCGTTCTCGTCACGTCGGGAGGTACAACGGTCCCTCTGGAGAACCAGACCGTTCGCTT CATCGACAACTTCTCCGCCGGAACAAGAGGTGCCACGAGTGCCGAGTACTTCCTCGAAGCGGGATACGCCGTGATTTTCCTGCATCGTCAATTCAGTTTACTGCCATATTCTCGCCATTACAGTCATTCGACCAATTGCTTCTTAGACTTCATGGACGAAGCGCCCCCAGCCAGTAATGCCGAATCTGATCACGGACGTATCGTCGTCCACAGTGAATACCAGGACCAGATGCGAGATGTGTTGAGGAAATATCGGTATGCGAAGAAACATAACCGTTTGCTCCTGCTCCCGTTCACCACCGTATCTGAATATCTGTTCGAATTGCGATCGCTGGCCACATTGATGAAACCCCTGGGCCCCAATGCCCTCTTCTACCTCGCCGCGGCGGTTAGCGACTTCTTTATCCCGAGTGATCGGATGTCAGAGCATAAGATCCAGTCCTCTGAGTTGCCTCAAAACCTGAACAACGAAGAAGCCATTGACCCCTCGGACATTTACACGGGCGGAATCCCTCAGGAGACAAAGCCGCCCACCCACAGCAAGAAGCTGATCATTGACCTGGACCCTGTGCCGAAATTTTTGCATCAGCTGGTGGATGGGTGGGCACCCGATGGAAGTATGGTAGTCTCATTCAAGCTCGAGACCGATCCCAATTTGCTTGTGTACAAAGCACGGACGGCACTCCAACGGTACGCGCACCATCTGGTAATTGGCAACCTGCTGTCGACGCGGAAGTGGGAGGTGGTGTTTGTCACCCCTGAATCCCCTTATGAGCGCTGGATTCGGGTTCCAAAGTCTAAGCGCAGTAAGAGTATTTCTGGAGCAGAAGAGCAGGTGGGACTGGCCGAGGCAAAGACAGCGGGGGGCTCAGCGGCCCCGAAGAACGGGGAAACCGGTGGGGACTATCAACAGGGGCAAGACAGTAGCCACGAGGGCATGGAGATTGAGGCGTTGATCATCCCTGAGCTGGTCAAGCTGCACTCGAACATGATCGCGAAGCATGGTGCCCAGGCTTAG